Proteins encoded in a region of the Salmo trutta chromosome 34, fSalTru1.1, whole genome shotgun sequence genome:
- the atp5if1a gene encoding ATPase inhibitor A, mitochondrial, translating to MARLLLRSNFRGFFATQFRMTSDQLGELGKGAGKGGGGGGSVREAGGAFGKRQAAEEERYFRQKEKEQLSALRKHHEEEIDHSKKEIERLQREIDRHKGKIKKLKHDD from the exons ATGGCGAGGCTACTATTAAGATCCAATTTTCGGGGCTTCTTTGCCACCCAATTCAGGATGACATCCGACCAG CTGGGTGAGCTGGGCAAAGGAGCAGGaaagggaggtggtggaggaggctcAGTGAGGGAGGCAGGTGGTGCCTTTGGAAAGAGGCAGGCTGCAGAGGAGGAGCGTTATTTTCG TCAGAAGGAGAAGGAGCAGTTGTCTGCCCTACGGAAGCACCATGAAGAGGAGATTGACCACAGCAAGAAAGAGATTGAGCGTTTGCAGCGTGAGATTGACCGTCACAAGGGCAAAATCAAGAAACTGAAACATGATGACTGA